From Burkholderia pseudomultivorans, the proteins below share one genomic window:
- a CDS encoding formate dehydrogenase subunit gamma: MKHDDPNLIVRYTANERTNHWITAITFVLLALSGLALFHPSMFWLTALFGGGQWTRILHPFVGLVMFVSFAILVVRFWHHNTLDADDRQWLKQIDDVVNNREDKLPPVGRYNAGQKLLFFTLVACLLLLLLSGIVIWRRYFSFYFPIGVIRAAAVVHAVAAFVLIASIIVHIYAALWVKGSIGAMVRGTVTLGWARKHHPKWFRESVK, from the coding sequence ATGAAGCACGACGACCCGAACCTGATCGTCCGCTACACGGCGAACGAGCGCACGAACCACTGGATCACCGCGATCACGTTCGTGCTGCTCGCGCTGTCCGGGCTCGCGCTGTTTCATCCGTCGATGTTCTGGCTGACCGCGCTGTTCGGCGGCGGCCAGTGGACGCGGATCCTGCATCCGTTCGTCGGCCTCGTGATGTTCGTGTCGTTCGCGATCCTGGTGGTGCGTTTCTGGCATCACAACACGCTCGACGCGGACGATCGCCAGTGGCTGAAGCAGATCGACGACGTGGTGAACAACCGGGAAGACAAGCTGCCGCCCGTCGGTCGCTATAACGCCGGCCAGAAGCTGCTATTCTTCACGCTGGTGGCGTGCCTGCTGCTGCTCCTGCTGTCCGGGATCGTGATCTGGCGGCGCTACTTCTCGTTCTACTTCCCGATCGGGGTGATCCGCGCGGCGGCCGTCGTGCATGCGGTGGCGGCGTTCGTGCTGATCGCGAGCATCATCGTGCACATTTATGCGGCACTGTGGGTGAAGGGCTCGATCGGCGCGATGGTGCGCGGCACCGTCACGCTCGGCTGGGCGCGCAAGCACCACCCGAAGTGGTTCCGTGAAAGCGTGAAGTAA
- a CDS encoding YihY/virulence factor BrkB family protein, whose protein sequence is MKRPITSEATRLAQQQANWALTAFKRFSADRCSAMAAGIAFFSAFSLAPTLVMVIAVAGWFYGDDAARGQVFEQAHQLIGDDAAASIQTIVQNAHRAGQRGGIATLISFAALAVGASATFASLSAALSVIWPATESRWSSMLGLVRVRLISFGLVLGVAFLLIVSLVLDTAITFVGTWLLGNSPYVVVTNLIQFFVGIAVLAGAFAALMKFLPDARVAWRDAAVGGVVSAILFSGGKKLFALYLAHAGTASAFGAAGSFAVLLMWLYFSALVLLLGAEFAAARGVAYRRTGDAPAAPRPPGTSSERPHEH, encoded by the coding sequence ATGAAACGACCGATCACCTCCGAAGCGACGCGCCTCGCACAACAGCAGGCCAACTGGGCCCTCACCGCGTTCAAGCGTTTCTCGGCCGACCGCTGCTCGGCGATGGCCGCAGGCATCGCGTTCTTCTCCGCGTTCTCGCTCGCGCCGACGCTCGTGATGGTGATCGCGGTGGCCGGCTGGTTCTACGGCGACGACGCCGCGCGCGGGCAGGTGTTCGAGCAGGCGCATCAGCTGATCGGCGACGACGCGGCGGCCAGCATCCAGACCATCGTGCAGAACGCGCATCGCGCGGGCCAGCGCGGCGGCATCGCGACGCTGATCTCGTTCGCCGCGCTCGCGGTCGGCGCATCGGCGACCTTCGCGTCGCTCAGCGCCGCGCTGAGCGTGATCTGGCCGGCCACCGAAAGCCGCTGGTCGAGCATGCTCGGGCTCGTGCGGGTGCGCCTGATCTCGTTCGGGCTCGTGCTCGGCGTCGCGTTCCTGCTGATCGTGTCGCTCGTGCTCGACACCGCGATCACGTTCGTCGGCACCTGGCTGCTCGGCAATTCGCCGTATGTCGTCGTCACCAACCTCATCCAGTTCTTCGTCGGCATCGCGGTGCTCGCGGGCGCATTCGCCGCGCTGATGAAGTTCCTGCCCGATGCGCGCGTCGCGTGGCGCGACGCGGCGGTCGGCGGTGTCGTGTCGGCGATCCTGTTTTCCGGCGGCAAGAAGCTGTTCGCGCTCTACCTTGCGCACGCGGGCACCGCCAGCGCGTTCGGCGCGGCCGGATCGTTCGCGGTGCTACTGATGTGGCTGTACTTCTCGGCGCTGGTGCTGCTGCTCGGCGCGGAATTCGCGGCGGCGCGCGGCGTCGCCTATCGGCGCACCGGCGACGCACCGGCCGCGCCCAGGCCGCCCGGCACGTCCTCGGAGCGCCCGCACGAGCACTGA
- the fdxH gene encoding formate dehydrogenase subunit beta, whose product MALQSLDIKRVSATTTPPPTAREPVTGSVAKLIDVSKCIGCKACQTACMEWNDLRDEIGTNVGVYDNPADLTEHSWTVMRFSEYENPQGDLEWLIRKDGCMHCEDPGCLKACPSPGAIVQYNNGIVDFHEENCIGCGYCVTGCPFNVPRISKKDHRAYKCTLCSDRVAVGQEPACVKTCPTGAIVFGTKEDMKQHAAERIEDLKERGFEHAGLYDPQGVGGTHVMYVLHHADKPSLYHGLPDNPSISPMVKLWKGIAKPLAVAGLALTALAGFFHYVRVGPNEVSDEEEAAARDEARRIKEDAK is encoded by the coding sequence ATGGCATTGCAATCGCTGGATATCAAGCGCGTGTCGGCCACCACGACGCCGCCGCCCACGGCGCGCGAACCGGTGACCGGCAGCGTCGCGAAGCTGATCGACGTGTCGAAGTGCATCGGCTGCAAGGCGTGCCAGACGGCATGCATGGAATGGAACGACCTGCGCGACGAGATCGGCACCAACGTCGGCGTGTACGACAACCCGGCCGACCTCACCGAGCATTCGTGGACGGTGATGCGATTCTCCGAATACGAGAATCCGCAAGGCGACCTCGAATGGCTGATCCGCAAGGACGGCTGCATGCACTGCGAGGATCCGGGCTGCCTGAAGGCCTGCCCGTCGCCGGGCGCGATCGTGCAGTACAACAACGGGATCGTCGATTTCCACGAGGAGAACTGCATCGGTTGCGGCTATTGCGTGACCGGCTGCCCGTTCAACGTGCCGCGGATCTCGAAGAAGGATCATCGCGCCTACAAGTGCACGCTCTGCTCCGACCGCGTCGCGGTCGGCCAGGAACCGGCCTGCGTGAAGACCTGCCCGACCGGCGCGATCGTGTTCGGCACCAAGGAGGACATGAAGCAGCACGCGGCCGAGCGGATCGAGGACCTGAAGGAGCGCGGCTTCGAGCATGCGGGGCTGTACGACCCGCAGGGCGTCGGCGGCACGCACGTGATGTACGTGCTGCACCACGCGGACAAACCGTCGCTCTACCACGGGCTGCCCGACAATCCGTCGATCAGCCCGATGGTGAAGCTGTGGAAGGGCATCGCGAAGCCGCTCGCGGTCGCCGGCCTCGCGCTGACCGCGCTTGCCGGGTTCTTCCACTATGTGCGGGTCGGTCCGAACGAGGTGAGCGACGAAGAGGAAGCCGCCGCCCGCGACGAGGCGCGACGCATCAAGGAGGACGCGAAATGA
- the fdnG gene encoding formate dehydrogenase-N subunit alpha yields the protein MLQMSRRQFLKVTATSLAGSSLALMGFSPSEALAEVRQYKLARTVETRNTCPYCSVGCGILMYGLGDGAKNARPSIIHIEGDPDHPVNRGTLCPKGASLIDFIHSPNRLTHPEYRAPGSDKWEPISWSDALDRIAKLMKADRDANFVETAEDGAKVNRWLTTGMLAASAGSNEVGYLTHKTVRSLGMLAFDNQARVUHGPTVAGLAPTFGRGAMTNHWVDIKNADVILVMGGNAAEAHPCGFKWVTEAKAHRKARLIVVDPRFTRTASVADYYAPIRTGTDIVFLGGVINYLLTNDKIQHEYVKNYTDFTFIVREDFAFNDGIYSGYDAEHHTYPDKSSWDYERGDDGYAKVDPTLQHPRCVYNLLKQHYARYTPEMVQQTCGTPKEKFLKVCEMLATTAVPGRAGTVLYALGWTHHSIGAQMIRTGAMVQLLLGNIGIAGGGMNALRGHSNIQGLTDLGLMSNLLPGYMTLPMQAEQDFDGYIKKRAQQPLRPNQLSYWKNYKAFHVSFMKSWWGDAATAENNWGYDYLPKLDKQYDLLQTIELMAAGKMNGYICQGFNPLAAAPSKVKTAQALARLKWLVIMDPLATETSEFWKHHGDYNDVDASKIQTEVFRLPTTCFAEEDGSLVSSSRVLQWHWKGAEPPGEAKSDLEIMSGLFLRIRKMYQADGGKYPDPIVNLTWPYANPESPTPAELAMEFNGKALADLPDPKDPSKVLVKKGEQLAAFAQLKDDGTTASGCWIFCGAWTQAGNQMGRRDNSDPTGIGQTLNWAWAWPANRRILYNRASCDVSGKPFDPTRKLIGWNGKGWTGADIPDFKADEPPENGMGPFIMNPEGVARFFARAGMNEGPFPEHYEPFETPLAANPLHPNNPQALNNPAARVFPDDRASFGKVSEFPYVATTYRLTEHFHYWTKHARLNSIIQPEQFVEIGEELAKEVGVAHGDRVKVSSKRGYIVAVALVTKRIKPLTVDGKKVQTVGVPLHWGFKGLAKPGYLANTLTPSVGDGNSYTPEFKSFLVKVEKA from the coding sequence ATGCTACAAATGTCCCGGCGCCAGTTCCTGAAGGTGACGGCCACGTCGCTTGCCGGATCGAGTCTAGCCCTGATGGGCTTCTCTCCGTCCGAAGCGCTCGCCGAAGTCCGACAGTACAAGCTGGCGCGCACAGTCGAAACGCGCAACACCTGTCCTTACTGCTCAGTCGGTTGCGGCATCCTGATGTACGGCCTCGGCGACGGCGCGAAGAACGCGCGGCCGAGCATCATCCACATCGAGGGCGACCCCGACCACCCGGTCAATCGCGGCACGCTGTGCCCGAAGGGGGCGAGCCTGATCGACTTCATCCACAGCCCGAACCGCCTGACGCACCCCGAGTATCGGGCGCCCGGCTCGGACAAGTGGGAACCGATCTCGTGGAGCGACGCGCTCGACCGGATCGCGAAGCTGATGAAGGCCGACCGCGACGCCAACTTCGTCGAGACGGCGGAAGACGGCGCGAAGGTCAACCGCTGGCTCACGACCGGCATGCTGGCCGCGTCGGCCGGCAGCAACGAAGTCGGCTACCTGACCCACAAGACTGTCCGCAGTCTGGGGATGCTCGCATTCGACAATCAGGCGCGTGTCTGACATGGCCCGACGGTGGCAGGTCTTGCCCCGACGTTTGGCCGTGGAGCGATGACGAACCATTGGGTCGACATCAAGAACGCGGACGTGATTCTCGTGATGGGCGGCAATGCAGCCGAGGCCCATCCGTGCGGCTTCAAGTGGGTAACGGAGGCGAAAGCGCACCGCAAGGCGCGGCTGATCGTCGTCGACCCGCGCTTTACGCGTACGGCCTCGGTGGCCGACTATTACGCGCCGATCCGCACCGGCACCGACATCGTCTTTCTGGGCGGCGTCATCAACTATCTGCTGACGAATGACAAGATCCAGCATGAGTATGTGAAGAACTACACGGACTTCACGTTCATCGTGCGCGAGGATTTCGCGTTCAACGACGGCATCTATTCCGGCTACGACGCGGAGCACCACACGTACCCGGACAAGTCGAGCTGGGACTACGAGCGCGGCGACGACGGTTACGCGAAGGTCGACCCGACGCTGCAGCATCCGCGCTGCGTGTACAACCTGCTGAAGCAGCACTACGCGCGCTATACGCCGGAAATGGTCCAGCAGACCTGCGGCACGCCGAAGGAGAAGTTCCTGAAGGTGTGCGAGATGCTCGCGACCACCGCGGTGCCCGGCCGCGCCGGCACGGTGCTGTACGCGCTCGGCTGGACCCATCACTCGATCGGCGCGCAGATGATCCGCACCGGCGCGATGGTGCAGCTGCTGCTCGGCAACATCGGCATCGCCGGCGGCGGGATGAACGCGCTGCGCGGCCACTCGAACATCCAGGGGCTCACCGACCTCGGGCTGATGTCGAACCTGCTGCCGGGCTACATGACGCTGCCGATGCAGGCCGAGCAGGACTTCGACGGCTACATCAAGAAGCGCGCGCAGCAGCCGCTGCGGCCGAACCAGCTCAGCTACTGGAAGAATTACAAGGCGTTCCACGTCAGCTTCATGAAGTCGTGGTGGGGCGACGCGGCCACCGCCGAGAACAACTGGGGCTACGACTACCTGCCGAAGCTGGACAAGCAGTACGACCTGCTGCAGACGATCGAGCTGATGGCGGCCGGCAAGATGAACGGCTATATCTGCCAGGGCTTCAACCCGCTCGCGGCGGCGCCGTCGAAGGTGAAGACGGCGCAGGCGCTCGCCCGGCTGAAGTGGCTCGTGATCATGGATCCGCTCGCGACCGAGACGTCCGAGTTCTGGAAGCATCACGGCGACTACAACGACGTCGACGCGTCGAAGATCCAGACCGAGGTGTTCCGTCTGCCCACCACCTGCTTCGCGGAGGAAGACGGCTCGCTCGTGAGTTCGAGCCGCGTGCTGCAATGGCACTGGAAGGGGGCCGAGCCGCCCGGCGAAGCGAAGAGCGATCTCGAGATCATGTCGGGGCTGTTCCTGCGCATCCGCAAGATGTATCAGGCGGATGGCGGCAAGTATCCGGACCCGATCGTGAACCTGACCTGGCCGTACGCGAACCCGGAAAGCCCGACGCCCGCGGAACTGGCGATGGAGTTCAACGGCAAGGCGCTCGCCGATCTGCCCGACCCGAAGGATCCGTCGAAGGTGCTCGTCAAGAAGGGCGAGCAACTCGCCGCGTTCGCGCAGCTGAAGGACGACGGCACGACCGCGAGCGGCTGCTGGATCTTCTGCGGTGCCTGGACGCAGGCCGGCAACCAGATGGGGCGGCGCGACAACTCGGATCCGACCGGCATCGGCCAGACGCTGAACTGGGCGTGGGCATGGCCGGCGAACCGGCGGATCCTGTACAACCGCGCATCGTGCGACGTGAGCGGCAAGCCGTTCGATCCGACCCGCAAGCTGATCGGCTGGAACGGCAAGGGGTGGACGGGCGCCGACATTCCCGACTTCAAGGCGGACGAGCCGCCCGAGAACGGGATGGGCCCGTTCATCATGAACCCGGAAGGCGTCGCGCGCTTCTTCGCGCGCGCGGGGATGAACGAAGGTCCGTTCCCCGAGCACTACGAGCCGTTCGAGACGCCGCTCGCCGCGAACCCGCTGCACCCGAACAACCCGCAGGCGCTGAACAACCCGGCCGCGCGCGTGTTCCCGGACGACCGCGCGTCGTTCGGCAAGGTGTCGGAGTTCCCGTACGTCGCGACGACCTACCGGCTGACCGAGCACTTCCACTACTGGACCAAGCATGCGCGGCTGAACTCGATCATCCAGCCCGAGCAGTTCGTCGAGATCGGCGAAGAGCTCGCGAAGGAGGTCGGCGTCGCGCACGGCGATCGCGTGAAGGTGTCGTCCAAGCGCGGCTACATCGTCGCAGTCGCGCTCGTCACGAAGCGGATCAAGCCGCTGACCGTCGACGGCAAGAAGGTCCAGACGGTCGGCGTGCCGCTGCACTGGGGCTTCAAGGGTCTGGCGAAGCCCGGCTATCTCGCCAATACGCTGACTCCGTCCGTGGGTGACGGCAACTCGTACACACCGGAATTCAAGTCGTTCCTGGTGAAGGTCGAAAAGGCGTAA
- the fdhE gene encoding formate dehydrogenase accessory protein FdhE, producing the protein MTQRILEPTEISALDHSAIPRFRLPERGAVFSARATRLRKLADLNPIAGYLRLMASVADAQHAVLQSLNLPMPSKDAIARAQQHSMPLVPALGAERDPQWRAVLYELLDRVESAGLVNPSLAKLLDRLRLMTPAELDAQADAVLALRFAEVDPATAPFLMAALQVVWTDLASRVAPADVPYLDQPGLCPVCGTHPVASVIRVGGQYQGYRFLQCGLCTTEWHMVRTKCSHCDSTKGIAYHGIEGGSEAVKAESCDECKTYRKIGYQEKDYEFEPLADDLASLTLDLLMNEAGYQRSSPNPLLWPDLSKDAG; encoded by the coding sequence GTGACACAACGTATTCTCGAACCGACCGAGATTTCGGCGCTCGATCATTCCGCCATTCCGCGCTTTCGCCTGCCGGAGCGCGGCGCCGTATTCTCCGCGCGCGCCACGCGGCTGCGCAAGCTCGCCGACCTGAACCCGATCGCCGGTTATCTGCGGCTGATGGCGAGCGTCGCCGATGCGCAGCATGCGGTGCTGCAGTCGCTGAACCTGCCGATGCCGTCGAAGGACGCGATCGCGCGGGCGCAACAGCATTCGATGCCGCTCGTGCCGGCGCTCGGTGCCGAACGCGACCCGCAATGGCGCGCGGTGCTGTACGAACTGCTCGACCGCGTCGAGAGCGCGGGGCTCGTGAACCCGTCGCTCGCGAAGCTGCTCGACCGCCTGCGCCTGATGACGCCCGCCGAGCTCGACGCGCAGGCGGATGCAGTCCTCGCGCTGCGCTTCGCGGAAGTCGATCCGGCCACCGCGCCGTTCCTGATGGCCGCGCTGCAGGTCGTGTGGACCGATCTCGCGAGCCGCGTCGCGCCGGCCGACGTCCCGTATCTCGACCAGCCGGGGCTGTGCCCGGTATGCGGCACGCATCCGGTCGCGAGCGTGATCCGCGTCGGCGGCCAGTACCAGGGCTATCGTTTCCTGCAGTGCGGACTGTGCACGACCGAATGGCACATGGTGCGCACGAAGTGTTCCCACTGCGACTCGACGAAGGGCATCGCGTATCACGGGATCGAGGGCGGCAGCGAAGCCGTGAAGGCCGAATCGTGCGACGAATGCAAGACTTATCGCAAGATCGGCTATCAGGAAAAGGACTACGAGTTCGAGCCGCTGGCGGACGATCTCGCGAGCCTGACGCTCGATCTGCTGATGAACGAGGCCGGCTACCAGCGCAGCTCGCCGAATCCGCTGCTGTGGCCGGACCTGTCGAAGGATGCCGGATAA
- the selA gene encoding L-seryl-tRNA(Sec) selenium transferase, whose protein sequence is MSEPGLNELNAVLARVPSVERVLSSGPLQPLLAEYGRTRVLNAVRAELDRWRSAAQQDPGSAEPLDEPRIAAAVARALAAQNAGTLRAVFNLTGTVLHTNLGRALLPDDAVRAVVDALTQPVNLEFDLATGRRGDRDDLIDELLRELTGAEAATVVNNNAAAVLLTLSALATKREVVVSRGELVEIGGAFRIPDIMSRAGAKLREVGTTNRTHLHDYADAIGPRTALLMKVHCSNYAISGFTKETTLAELAPLAREHGVPVAVDLGSGMLADLAQWGLPHETTVQETVAAGANLVTFSGDKLLGGPQAGLIVGDRALIAKIKKHPLKRALRVGKLTLAALEPVLRLYLAPEFLRERLTTLRLLTRPQREIADAAERVRPALQAALGSGYAVSVEPMFSQIGSGALPVDQLPSAGLVVRTPDGKRGGRALGQLEKRLRDWPRPVIGRVADNALRLDLRCLEAADEAAFVAQCAQAAGPAA, encoded by the coding sequence GTGTCCGAACCGGGTTTGAACGAACTGAATGCCGTCCTCGCGCGCGTGCCGTCCGTGGAGCGCGTGCTGTCCTCCGGGCCGCTGCAGCCGCTGCTGGCGGAGTACGGGCGCACGCGCGTGCTGAACGCGGTGCGCGCCGAACTCGACCGCTGGCGCAGCGCCGCGCAGCAGGATCCGGGCAGCGCCGAGCCGCTCGACGAGCCGCGCATCGCGGCGGCGGTCGCGCGCGCGCTCGCCGCGCAGAATGCGGGCACGCTGCGCGCGGTGTTCAACTTGACGGGCACGGTGCTGCATACGAATCTCGGGCGCGCGCTGCTGCCCGACGACGCGGTGCGCGCGGTGGTCGACGCGCTGACGCAGCCCGTGAACCTGGAGTTCGATCTCGCGACGGGCCGCCGCGGCGACCGCGACGACCTGATCGACGAGCTGCTGCGCGAACTGACGGGCGCCGAGGCCGCGACCGTCGTCAACAACAATGCGGCCGCCGTGCTGCTGACGCTGTCGGCGCTCGCGACGAAGCGGGAGGTTGTCGTGTCGCGCGGCGAACTCGTCGAGATCGGCGGCGCATTTCGGATTCCCGACATCATGAGCCGCGCGGGCGCGAAGCTGCGCGAAGTCGGCACGACCAACCGCACCCACCTGCACGATTACGCGGATGCGATCGGCCCGCGCACCGCGCTGCTGATGAAGGTGCATTGCAGCAACTACGCGATCAGCGGATTCACGAAGGAAACCACGCTGGCCGAACTCGCGCCGCTGGCGCGCGAGCACGGCGTGCCGGTGGCGGTCGATCTCGGCAGCGGCATGCTCGCCGATCTCGCGCAATGGGGACTGCCGCACGAAACGACCGTGCAGGAAACCGTCGCGGCCGGCGCGAACCTCGTCACATTCAGCGGCGACAAGCTGCTCGGCGGCCCGCAGGCCGGCCTGATCGTCGGCGATCGCGCGCTGATCGCGAAGATCAAGAAGCATCCGCTCAAGCGCGCACTGCGCGTCGGCAAGCTGACGCTCGCCGCGCTCGAACCGGTGCTGCGCCTGTACCTGGCGCCCGAATTTCTGCGAGAGCGGCTCACGACGCTGCGCCTGCTGACGCGCCCGCAACGCGAGATCGCCGACGCGGCCGAACGCGTGCGCCCGGCCTTGCAGGCTGCGCTCGGCAGCGGCTATGCGGTGAGCGTCGAGCCGATGTTCAGCCAGATCGGCAGCGGCGCGCTGCCGGTCGACCAGTTGCCGAGCGCCGGGCTCGTCGTGCGCACGCCGGACGGCAAGCGCGGCGGGCGTGCGCTCGGGCAGCTCGAGAAACGGCTGCGCGACTGGCCGCGCCCCGTGATCGGGCGCGTGGCCGACAACGCGCTGCGGCTCGATCTGCGCTGCCTGGAGGCCGCCGACGAGGCGGCTTTCGTCGCGCAATGCGCGCAGGCTGCGGGGCCGGCTGCATGA